GGTACAGGACAACCGTAGAATAGCTAGGGATAGATAAAGAAGGGCACCTCGTAAATCCCAGGAGACAGGCTGCAGATAGCTTGAAATACGGTGGGACAGCCTTCAACAGGAGACATCGGCAAATGCTCCGACCACCTACGACAAAAGAGTGGCCGTTAAGTGCAGAGTAGTGACAATTCGCGGACGTTACAAGTCTGTGATTGGCGGGAAGACAGAAAATGAAAATCCATCTTTACAGCATCTGAACAAATAACTACGATAGCCCGCTATTTAAGGAGGCTGCATTGCTTGAGTAAGCCCTAGGGTCCTATCATGCATGGCATCAGGATAGATCACATATATCTATACTCTGACCAGAAATATATCGTGCAGCTTCCAGCAAGGGAGCAGAGAGGTAATAAATCCATCATTTACAGGAAACATAATATTTAACTTTAGAAGGACACCAACCATGTGTAACGACGTCCGGTTCATTTGGAAACTAAACCAGGCGATAGGGCGCCCATCAAACTAGTAGGCACAGTACATGACAGGGGTGAAGAGACTAATAAGCAAGTGCAATAACAAGCAATTACTCCTACAGTAGGTCGATAACAGGGAGGAGAATGATGGCAGTAATGCGTAGGAGCATAAGACATCACACAACCGTATAAATGAGCAGATAAATAAACCAACCTCGTAAAGGAGCCTGATAAGAAGACCCTCTTCCCGCCGTATGGCCAAACGAAGCGCGTTGGGACGGTGGCTCCACCGCTGCTGACGCCGACGCCCCCGGCGTCGTGGGCGGAATCAGCGCCGTGCGAAAACATGGCGGGTGGGCGGAGCAGGCGACGCGCACTGCGAGGGAGCAATCGGAGGGGAGGAGATCGAATCCCCCGAGCAGGAAGGAGCAAACCCTAGAATCGAGCGCGCGCACAGACACAGCGCGAAGGAAAGGGCACCAGCCGCGACGGGATCCTCCAGGTGGGGCGCGAGAGGGCTCcccgcgagagagagagagagagagagagagagagagagagagagagagatcaccCGCGCAGGCCCCGGCGGCCGCCGCCCCAAGCCATCCCAGCCGCGCGAGACGAATCGGCGGGAGGGGCGCGAGGAATCGAGGCGAGATCGAGGCGGGTGAGGGTCggtggcgggaggaggaggacgcggaGAAGCGAgagcggcggcgaggtgagCGACGGGGATCCGGAGATGCGAATGCGGTGGGCGTGGCGGAGACgcaggcgaggcgaggcgaggcggagACGCAGgagaggcgaggcgaggcgagaaAAGAAAGGGGCCcggctctccctctctctctctctctctcttccaatcCAAGGGTTGAAAACGAGTGAGGCCTGGCCACGGGATCTTCTGCGCCGGCCGCCACACGAGGGACAGACAGGTGGTAAAACAGGCAATCCATTTAAGTTGATGGAGCTACTGTTGGTAAAATATAGCCACGGAGATTGGGCGACACAACAAATACTATATTTATGTTTCGAGGACACATGCAAAACGGCTTTTCTAGCTTGTTCCAAAAATGTTTAACAATTCGAGTGAATAGCCCTGATATGTATGGTCAAGATATGTAAAAAAATTCTGACCAAACAAGTTGTGaatgataataataattttgATCGGAATTTAGATAATAGAACCACACTTTAAGCCGGTGCATAAACTCCCTTGGTTGAACTTACCATTCTACCTATATATTCGTGAAAATTAAAGCCAAGACTCACATTCCATTTTTCTTAAAAGGCAAGCGTTATGCTCAACCGCCTCTTCTACCAAACGATGTTAGCTTGTTCACGTAACATTATCTCTGGAAGTCGTCTATCTCTGTCACTCTTAATGATTTCTCTTCTAATACTAACCCAACATTTAGGTGGAAGTCACTATCCTATATTAAAGGATATTAGAGGTGTACGAACACACAGTAGTAAGAGTTTGATTTACGCTTACAATTAATATGAAAGGAGCACTTAGATAAAAGGCAAACGAGAACAAGCTCTTATCAATAGTAGCGTATATATAGGACACAAGATATGCTCAATAGTATGTTTTATGTTTTATTAAAATCGTAAAAAGACCGATAACAATGATGATGTTTAGGAGACTTACACTACACGTATTGTACTATCAAGAAAATAATTTAATCTGGTACCTTTAGCAGTGATAATATTCTTATCTTCATTTTGAGCGGTATTTTACTACAACGGAAAAATTAAGTGGTATTTTTTAAAACCCGGTATCAATCTGATATCCTAGTTTTGGTCAAACCACTGTGAAAGCCTTTGCTCGAGTATGTAACGCATAATCCAGGGTTTTATCAGTGGTGCAATAAAAAGCCACTTTTTCCTagtaaaaatgatattttttccAGGAGAAAATTCGACTTTGTTTAAGCCCATGACAGACAAGGAAGTGTTCGTCGTTTGCAACCCTTTTGTGAGAGATCTCCCATGATACGGCACAAATGGGGAAATGGTCGTCCCTAAGACGCATCGACACAGCACACTCCTCGCCGTCTCTCTCAGTCGTGCTCGCTTAGCTTGCTGCTGCCGCTGGACTGGAACATGGGAATGAATTCCATCGATACTAacgaggcgacgccgccgcctcccgcaaTAAAGCACCCGCACCTCCGCTCCCACccattcctctctctctcggccCTTGAACTCATCGCTACTAGCTGGTAGTGTGATTCTTCTCGCTCTCTCCGCTGATCTCCCTTTCCGGTAGACCCCGCGTGCGCCCTTCTTGCAGCCATGGCTGctcccatcgccgccgccgccgcaagaTCGGCCGTCCTCGCCTGCTCCCCTGCCCGCTGGGTCCAGGTCGGGAGCTTTCTTCTAGTATTCCTTCTGTTGCATTTCTTGGTTGCTGCTGTAGAGCTTGGATCTTGATTCGGAGAAGCGGAAGCTTTGATTCCCTGTCACTGTAGGGAATGGATGCAGTGTCGTTTCGAGTATCAGCATCTTTCTCCGGGCAAAGAGCAAGCTTTCTATCACTTCGATTGCAGCGGATTCCAAAGCGCTTTCAGGCGCCATGCTCGGTACGTATTGTGTTATTCCATCCAATGTTCTGTGCAATTTTAGCTCATTCAGAAGCTCTTTAGATGGGTTATGCATTCAATGGTTCTAGACACTCCACCAACCTTCTAGTTTGCCATGCTAAAAGGTGTCTTGAAGTGAAATGCTAACTGCTCTTCCTAGATGCATGCTTGCTGAACACATAGCTCTTTTGCTCgctgtgtttttcttgcaaCGCATTCAATATGTGTTTTGCATTATTCTTGCTACTCTAATCAAACAACAGATTGATTTGTCCATTTTACATGTTTTGAACGTTACGTGAGGAATGGTTTATTGGAAGCCACAAACATGACTTTCACACACACCAAATGGTATCGAGAATTTCAGCTATGCTTTGGTGAGTCATGCCAAGAATCTCGGCATATTTTTCCTTAGTGTAAAAAGGGAAGCAGAGAAGGACGTGAGATATGTACTTGAGTTGCTCCTAGGCTGACCTGATACACTGCTGAACAGTGCCATCATCTTACACCATTTGACCTGAGGCACACAATTACATCAACCTGTGCATTGTCTTCTTTCTTGCAAGGACTGTAATACCGCACAATGTCAGCATAATAAGCATTTTATGATGAACAACTTCATACAACCAGAAAGATGTCATTTGATGGAAATTTTCTTGTGCTGGTGTCCATGAAAGCTTGCCATCTTGATTGTAGACAAATTTAACTTTGGGCTACTATATAGGAGTGCACATAGCTGTACCTTTTACTTCAAACTACATTTAGATATTCTTTTTGAGAACAACTATTTGCAGATTTTCAGAATGTTATTCTGCTATCAGCAACCACATAGGCCTTGTTTTTTAGACACTAATATGATGTAGCTATAATTTAAAGATATTATTCTAGTAGCTTTGGCATTGCTGTTCAGATGGTAAAACAGATATGGCCATGGTGTCATGTAGTTCCCATCTTTAGGCACTTTGCTTGATGTTATCACGTTAGTGTATAGTCAATTTACTGGAGTGTAGTGGGTAGCAGACTACAGCACATGTCAAATGCTACATTTTTGCAAAATTGAAAGTACTTTGCTTGATGACATATTGTTGAACAGGCAAAACATGAAACTATTGATAAAGTTTGCAAAATAGTGAAGAATCAGTTAGCGTTAGCTGAAGACACCACTATAACAGGAGAGACAAAGTTTGGAGACCTTGGGGCTGATTCACTTGACACGGTAATTCCTTTTGACTCATGTGTGGTTGTTTGACATCATCTAACCACTTTGACTACTTGAAAAATGAGTAATCTGTGGTAACTTTTGTGGCCATAATTATCAGAATATGCATCTTCAATTACATATCAGTCCAGGCTTCTACGCCATGTTGATAGGAATACATTTTAACAGATCTGCAACCAAACAAAGTTTATTGTCATTTTGTAGTAGAGCTACCATTGCATAGTGGAATCATGGATCATTACATACCATGTTATTATCTTCTCCCAGAAACGTGGCCTTCTGATCTATGACCAGCACCGTACTTTTCTGGATTTAATGTAGGTTGAAATTGTGATGAGTCTTGAGGAGGCATTCCAAATCACCGTGGACGAATCAAGCGCTCAAGGGATCCAGACCGTGGAGGATGCCGCCGCTCTTATCGATAAGCTTGTGGCAGATAAGGATGCTTAAAACTACGTCAAGGTTTCCTGTATGATCAGTTCTGCGGGCACCGAGTTCACCTACATTGGTTCTGGATGGTGGTTGAGGGGCCATGGTTCCCTGCAATTAGTCAGAATTCTCTTATGCGTGCCTTTTGGGATTAAAATAAAAGAGGGAAATAGTCCTTTTTTCCCCATGAGACAGTTGTTTCCCGGAAATTTGTGACGGACAGAATCCCATTATGATTTCACTCGAAATGTGCTGCAGTCTGTCATAGTGTCATAAATAACTCTGAAGTTTCTATTTTCCTCCTACTCAGGGAGATGGTAAAATTTCTCTAAAACATGCCGTATCTCTTGTCTAAAAAATGCTGAATCTGACTGTGCCCCTAAACCCCAACAGGTGATTAGATCATCTAcaactatattttcttcatttcattCCTTTTCTGATTCCTTTTTTcgtttttattctctttattttctcttatctttaacagcttcccttcgaggaaatcgcgaagggaaaaataagataatttcgttctgaagggaatgacacTGAAAATCTTTTTTATAAGAATTACGAAGATAAATTGTTGAAAcactaaaagaaaataaatctttttACGATAAGATTTTCACCCCCGACAGAAATCCTTAGGAGTCTTAGGATAGGCTGGTCCCTGACCGGCTGACCCTGAGCCCAGCAGCAAAGCAAAAAGAATTGTGTTGAGCTTGGGCCCTTTCAGTTATGTTAGGTGGGCCGAGGCCTCGTTTTGTTCTCGTCCAGACCGAATAATCTGTGACTCGTCTCCAGCTTCAAAGATATGCCAGATACATGCAGTCTAGAACAAGCAAGAGACGAAGCCACAATAGTTAAACCCATTGTCCAAAATGTTGGCTAAATCTAGACAGTTCAAGATTAGTTCCACCTCCATCCATGAACAAAGCCTCAAAACATGCCAGATACATGCAACGGGCTAAGCTAAGTTTTGTCATCCGGTTTGAGGATCTCCATGCCAAACCGCTTCCAGTTTCTTTCAGCTGCTACTGCGACGCCGCTTCTTGTTTCAGATAGAAACTTCTTGCCATCACGTCACTGCAGACGGATGGAGAAGATCAATGGGAAAGGTTCAAACGAAAACCATATTAAGCAGATTCGTTTTCTCATCTGCAATGAACGCAAGGAGAAAGCTTGCTAAACTTGTCAGGTGCTTCCTCTTTGCTGATAAGTGAAATATTTTTCGAGGAAAGAAGTTCGCAACATCACCCTTTTTCAACCTCTCGGAAATCTTGGTAAGGAATTGGTTAAATTCCTGTGGTTCCTGATCACTAATAACACCCACTGTAAACACTAAACAGAGATAACAAAGTGGGAAATGCAACAACTGTCAAATTTTAAGGGGCTACATTGCTGCCATGTCTATGCAATCAGAAAGCACTTATAAACGATTTACACTTACTGAAGTAAGCAAAACGTTCCAGGTCTACCAATAGTATATGTGtaatagcttttttttttttaatcaagttTGGGTTGCACGGTTTTAATAGCTTACTGCAACAGATGACAAACATGTATGTTCAGTGTTCATATGCGTCAAACGAATGAAGGTAAATAAACAAAAAGGAGAGCAATACTGCGTATGAACAATTTACACCACCATGTAAGGAATACTATCATTTTCTTGCGCAGCATGACAGGTCTCTAAGCAGTGGATGTTTTTACAGATGATGAGAAACACCTGAACAAACATGCTAAACTACCTATGTGGCCTTAAAATGAATCTTAGGACATTGGCTCACCTAACTATTATGCCCTCACGAAAATTACTTTTAAAGTGATTACCTGTTCGATAATGCAGGCCTTCCGCAGAGCAACAAAACATTCAAGTGCCTTTTGGTAAGTATCCCCCTCACGAGAGTTTTCTAACTaggctttttttttctgaatacGCAAAAGAGCTGCGTATCTTTACATTTAGAAGAAAAAACCCTAAGCAGGTCTTACCCCAAGCGCATCTTTCTAACAAAGCTGTTGTGTATTTCTTCATCTCTTCAATTGACTTCTGAACCCACGTTGAGCTAGATCTCTTTGCTAGCATGACTTCAAAATCTTGCACAGGATTTAAATCTCCGATCTCCCCAACGCTCTCTGTTGGAAGATATAAAACACCAAGAATCCCAACCTTCTCTACAGAAGGCTCTTCTACCGATTTAGCTTGATCATTTGCACCAGTATATGCAAGTCTGTCCCGTGTTCGTGCTTTCTTTTTCTGTAATCAATTAGACAGTTTAAATAATGCAGACGTTTGTCAAATTGAACCAAAGTCGATATAACAAATGTCTACATTTTACATTGGGGTTCTCCTTCAGTTCAAAGGCTTTGCCTAAATTTTGGATTAATGGTGTCTGATTATCAATGACATCAGGATCAGGTTCAGTTATCCTCCATAGGCATATCAAGTGGCAGGACATTTGCATCTGGCTGCTTTGCCTTTAGATTAAGGTAACTGTAGAATCTCTGAAAGGAGACAACAGACAATGTACCATAATAATCAACAAAACAAGCTACATACAAAAAAAAGAGCAGAATAAAAGccagagggggagggagagcaACTGCCAAGTGGTGCATAATCGAATAGTACAACTACTTAGTGAATCAAACAGCTAAATAACCTCCAAACACCGCACAAGATTCAATGGTATTGCAAAAATGTTTGATTATTGTTAAACAAAATGGACTGTAAGTCCTTTTGTATGACAGATAATCCTCTATCCTTCTCAATGTTGTTTAGAGGGGTTGGATGCTGAACAATCAAGAGCTGTCCAGACCCCCTCTTATTCGGCTGGATATTTTGCTTAGGCGTGTAGCCAAAGAGCTTCGGCGTTGGAGCAGCTTGCACATTGGCAACATCAAAGACCAATTGCTCATTGCACGGGAGGTTGTCGGCTGGCTGGATGCTACCTAGGAGAGCCAGAACCTCACACCTGCTGAACATGAACTTCGCAAACACCTTAAATTCCTTTGTTTAGGCTTGGCATCGCTGGAGCGCACAATCGCTCGAAGTCGATCCAAACTGGCATGGATCCGAGATGGTGACACAAATATCAGGCTTTTCCACTCCTTTGCTAATTTCCGTGCGAGGAAGAACACCATCAGCATGTTAACCCCGCCAGACAGCCCGATCTCCACACACTCGGCTACGGAGATGGCATTGTTTGATCATTTCAGCTATGTCCTCGGTGTTGCCCCCTACAGGGACTCTTCCATTGACCTACTGAGCCTCGATATATCACTGTTAGACTTGCTGTCGCTTGAAGCTTCGTTCAGCGAGGAGGAGGTGCTCAGGGCAATCAAGAGTTTGCCTTTCAACAAGGTCCTAGGTCTCGATGGATTCACGGCGGAGTTTTATTGTGATGCTTGCCAATTATTAAGAAGGACGTGACCTTAGCAATTAATGCTTTTGGCAATGGCGACTGCAGGGGTCTTCATCGCCTCAACAATGCGCTCTTCACGCTGTTGCCCAAGAAGGAGGGAGGTCGTCAGAGTTCCGTCCGATTAGCCTTATTCACAGCTTTGGAAAGCTGATCACCAAGACCTTATCTCTACGGCTTGCACCTTGGTCAAGTTCACTAATCACAAACACTCAAAGTGCGTTCATCGCCGGCCGTTCAATCCATGATAGCTTCAAATTGGTCCATTCAATAGCAAGGCTGGTCAAGAGATGGAAGAAGCCTAAGATTCTTTTCAAATTGGACATTGCTAAGGCTTTTGACTCTGTGAATTGGGCTTTCCTCATGGAGATCTTGCGTGCTTGGGTATTTGGTCCCCGTTGGTGTGGTTGGATCGAGGTCATTCTCGGCTCAACTTCAACCTGAATTCTTCTCAACTCCATGCCCAGGCCTTCTCTCAACCACGCCCATGGGTTGCGTCAAGGGGATTCGCTCTCGCATTTCCTCTTTGTGTTTGTCATGAACATCctttctcatattttttctaAGGCGGGTGAGGAAGGCATCATCGACTCTATGGGGTATGACTCAATCAAGCATCACTGCTCCCTTTACGCAGATGATGCGGTTGTTTTCTTATCTCCAACTCAGCAGGATATCCGATCACACCTTGCTATCCTCCATAGATATGGGGCGGCATCCGATCTCAAGACTAACCTGGACAAGTGTGCTGTTGTCCCTATATCTTGTTCAGAGGATGAAATTACGATTATAAATACCAATCTTCCATGTGCTATGTCTTCCTTCCCCATTCAATACTTAGAAGTACCACTCATGACTGGACGGCTCCGCAAATGCCACTTGCAACCGATTGTTGACAAAGTTACTGCTGAACTTCCAACTTGGCAAGACAAATTGATCTCCAAGCCAGGCCGTGCAACCCTGGTGAAATCCGTGTTGTCTTCGACGCCTCTGCATACACTAATCTCCATTTCTGTCCCCCCATGGGTTATCAAGGAAGTGGATAAGATCCGGAAAGCTTTCCTTTGGACCGGTGAAAAGGAGTTGTCTGGGGGTCACAACGCCCTCGCTTGGCATCGGGTGTGCCGTCCGATGATCTACGGTGGCCTAGGTATCCTGGACCTCCGGTTGACAGGTTTGGCTTTGCGTCTTCGGTGGCTATGGTGGCAACAAGCTAAAAGTCTTCTCTTGGTTGTTATTGATGGACAGACTAAACACAAGAAATCTATTCAAAAGGAAGAATTTCAAAGTAGAAAACGATAATTACAACTGTGTCCTGTGTAGACTCCAAGTTGAAGAAACGGctcttcatcttttctttgattGTCTTTTCAGCAGAAGATGTTGGAATCATATTGGCATTGATTGGGATTTTACCAAACCCTTCTTTGGTATGATGGAAAAGGCCAAAGAAGACTTCATCCCTTCCTTTTTTATGGAAGTTTTCATTATTGAAACCTGGAAACTTTGGAAGCTACGAAATGCAGTCATCTTTGATCAAAATCTACCAAATTTCCAGTTTTGGCAAAAGAACTTCAAGGAAGAATCCCGGTTGCAATCCCACAGATTTAAAGAAGACAAAAGGCCTGAGTTTTTAGAATGGATATCTTTCTTGTAGCTAGTTCTCCTGTGCTCTTGTTCTTCTCTTGTTGTTTTCCTGTACAGTCAGATGGCTTTCCTACCCTTTCTTTTGGTTCTTTCTTTCTGCTCTTGTATAGTTCCCTCcttttaaatatataattttcacAGTAGAGATTTCCTCTACTGTTAACCCCCTTAAAAAAAAGGTACGACCATTCTAGGCCGTGGGCCAATCTGTCCGTGCAGCACGACAAGAAAGTTATCGCACTCTTTGATGCTTCTACCAAATTCGAGGTAGGTAACAGGGAATCAATGATATTCTGGACTGATGCTTGGATTAGAGGCCGTTTTATTTGCTCATTGGCACTGGACCTGTTTGCCTGTGTACCTCCTTCAGCAAGGAGTAGAACTGTCAAGAATGCTTTGGCGGATCAGAGGTGGGTTCGGGATGTTACTGGCCCTTTCTTTGCCCCTGCACTCTGCCAATACTTGCAGTTGTGGCCATTGCTATAATCTTTCACCTTAAGCAGCGAACATAATCGAATAATTTGGAAATGATCCTCTTCTGGAGAGTATTTGGCTCGCTCGACTTATCATCTTTTGTTCCAAGGATCTATCAGATTCGGAGGCGCCAACCTAATTTGGAAGGCTTAGGCGACATCGAAGGTGAAATTTTTCGGTTGACTCATGCTCCATGGGCACCTCTGGACAGCGGCTAGATGGAAGAGGCACGGATTGCAACCGGATTATTAATGCACACACTGCACACAACCGCCTGAATCCATAGATCACCTTCTCCTTCACTACATCCTGGCACATGAAGTTTGGTGGCGAGTCTTGGGCATCCATGCGCCTAATGAGGACATCTCTATTTTACGCTGGTGGTCCGACCTGCTAGGGCGCGTCGCTAGTGACTTGTGCGACGGTCTAGACTCCCTAATCCTccttaaatgttgatgcatttggTTGTCACGCAATGACGTTGTTTTCAACAACCTGCACATTTCGTCCGACGCTTTGGTGGCCCTTATCAAGGAGGAGGCCACACGTTGGTGCTCCACCGGAGCGAAGAAGCTTCCTACCCTGTTGGAGTGCCAACGTAGATACAGCTTGATTGTATAACTAGTGCCGATGTTAGCTCATCTCGGTTGTTCCTTTTCTAGCATAAGCACGAAATAGGATGCTCATATATTTGGACCTGCTTTTGATCGTTGTATAAATCTCCTTGATTTTTCTATCTTCGTATTACAAAAGTGCATAACTCTCTTGcgtattgagaaaaaaaatctcctaTGATCCCATTTTGATCTAATTTAGGGAAGCGCCATATCTGCCTCACACGTCTATCAAACATCGCGCTGCAATAAATTAAACTGCAAATGGTTTTGTGCTCCTTATCTTATATACCTGCTGTCCCTGCAAAAACCTCATGTCATCTGACTAGCTGTGTTTGCAGGGTCTGCTCGAGAACACGGAGAAGGACAGAGTCCGGAGGTTGATTAGACTAAAGCCCCTTGTTAAGCCATGATTTTCATGTCTGTATCTTGTGTATTGATGTATTCCAAATCCAGTCTCACTTGGGCAAATGTTTCAGGTTGCTTCTGCCACTATCTGTACTGTATCTACAGTACTGTCACTTCGATCATCTGCTGATTGTGTACATGACATTGCAAAGGATATCACGATGATCTGTGAATTTGTTGTGCAGTTGCCTGACTGTCACTGCGTTGTATTTCTGCCACCCCGGGCATATCCCTAATGCAGATATCATCTTTCTACCTGACGCACTCTGGGTTGCAGATGGATGTCTGGAGTAACGGAGGTTTCAAGTATCATCCAAAGTCAACATAATTACCCGACAGGGCAAGTCTCGAATTTTCACCGTAAGTACTTTCAGTACCTCATCTATATTACTAACTCAATTGTCATCTATTCATCTCTGTGAAAAACAGCACAAACAAAATGAGTTTATTAGACAGACAAAAGTGCAGATAATACATCAACTAGGCATCAGTATGACGGAGTTGAAACACCCCCAATCCTTCAGCTCCTTGTCTACATTTGTTCTGCAGAGAAGAACAGACCAAGTGTGAATAAATAGTGAAAAATATAACACAGTCTGATGGAGATGAATAAGATCTTTGTGTAAGAAATTGTCTTTTGCCAATAAatcatttctaaaatttctacaGTTTCTAGGCAATATTTTACCAGCCAAATCAACACAATGTGTGCAAGAGAGAAAAACTTGTCCAAAAATATACAATGCCTCCGTCGAGATAATAGCATTCAAGATGTGCATTCAAATTTCAGATACAAAACCATTATTCCAAGCTTGGAGATCTGGACAATTATTTTCAGAGCACCTACTGCCTCCCTGCTAACTTTGTAATTCTTGGAAGAGTTAAGTAACGATATGCATTTCAGCTCTCTTCCTACAAACTATAATGTCAACTAATGAATGGGCATGGAGTGTGCAGAGTACATCATGAATCCAACATCATCCAGTTTGCTCGTTCATCCTTCTTTTGGAGCATTCTGCAACTAAACCCACAGAAACTCTGTTCAGTCATCCGGCAACAATCGCTGACAAACTGCTCATCTGCAACCATGAGACCAGATCATCCCTTGAACTGATGAAGCTGCCGACATGAGACTCGCTTGGATGGAATGGCACCGCCATTTGCTCAAGATGTGCGGCAAAAGCACTTGCCAGCCCCTGCGCGAACTTGTGGGTG
The nucleotide sequence above comes from Phragmites australis chromosome 4, lpPhrAust1.1, whole genome shotgun sequence. Encoded proteins:
- the LOC133914962 gene encoding acyl carrier protein 2, chloroplastic-like — encoded protein: MAAPIAAAAARSAVLACSPARWVQGMDAVSFRVSASFSGQRASFLSLRLQRIPKRFQAPCSAKHETIDKVCKIVKNQLALAEDTTITGETKFGDLGADSLDTVEIVMSLEEAFQITVDESSAQGIQTVEDAAALIDKLVADKDA